A genomic window from Salvia splendens isolate huo1 chromosome 11, SspV2, whole genome shotgun sequence includes:
- the LOC121753706 gene encoding gamma-glutamylcyclotransferase 2-3 — protein sequence MAMWVFGYGSLIWKAGFPYDKRVVGFINDYRRVFYQGSTDHRGTPEFPGRTVTLEPAEGEVCWGAAYKITNKEDQITALEHLEVREKQYDKKVYVDFFTEASSSTPLVSNVMVYIASDDKKLNQNYLGPASLEEIAIQIVKAKGPSGPNTEYLFKLENALVQIGFEDKHVRDLADEVRRILSLQGELVDY from the exons atggCGATGTGGGTTTTTGGGTACGGGTCGCTGATATGGAAAGCGGGTTTCCCTTACGATAAGCGGGTCGTGGGTTTCATCAACGATTACCGCCGTGTCTTCTACCAAG GAAGCACAGATCACAGAGGAACTCCAGAGTTCCCTGGAAGAACAGTCACGTTGGAACCTGCAGAGGGTGAAGTATGC TGGGGTGCTGCGTACAAGATAACCAACAAGGAAGATCAAATAACTGCATTGGAG CATCTCGAGGTGAGGGAGAAGCAGTATGACAAGAAAGTTTATGTAGATTTCTTCACT GAAGCAAGTTCTTCCACCCCTCTGGTCTCTAATGTTATGGT ATACATCGCATCCGATGacaagaagctgaaccagaacTATCTGGGACCTGCCTCACTTGAAGAAATCGCCAT TCAAATTGTTAAGGCAAAAGGCCCCTCAGGGCCAAACACAGAGTACCTCTTCAAGCTGGAAAATGCCCTTGTCCAAATAG GATTTGAAGACAAGCATGTTAGAGACCTTGCGGATGAAGTGAGGCGGATACTCTCATTACAAGGGGAACTGGTTGattattga
- the LOC121753720 gene encoding WAT1-related protein At1g44800-like, with translation MGCESLNKMKPYLAMITLQFGYAGMHIILLLSFKRGFSHWVFVVYRHAVATIFFAPFAYFFEKKTRPNMTKSIFFKIMLLGFLEPVLDQNLYGVGIQYTSATFAAATVNILPAVTFIMAVLFRMEKVNLKKVHSLAKVIGTAVTVGGAMVMTLYKGPTVNILFLSHGGSHHEAASSSADEHWVTGTIMLLASIVGWAAFFILQNNTLKEYPAELSLTALICLMGTVEGGIVAAIMERRAAAWAIGFDSRLLAATYSGLICSGIAYYLQSVVNKARGPVFVTSFSPLSMIITAILGAIILSEQLHVGSVIGAVIIVSGLYCVVWGKAKEDSPLMGKSQELPIVGDMIPSDNGTAKINQKINSLA, from the exons ATGGGGTGTGAAAGTTTGAACAAAATGAAGCCATATCTGGCTATGATAACACTTCAGTTTGGGTATGCAGGAATGCATATTATTCTGTTGCTCTCTTTCAAGAGAGGTTTTAGTCATTGGGTCTTCGTCGTTTATCGCCACGCAGTTGCCACCATCTTTTTTGCTCCTTTTGCATACTTTTTTGAGAA AAAAACAAGGCCCAACATGACGAAATCAATATTCTTCAAGATAATGCTGCTTGGTTTCTTGGA GCCAGTTTTGGACCAGAACTTGTACGGCGTCGGAATCCAGTATACATCGGCGACATTCGCGGCAGCGACTGTCAATATTCTCCCCGCCGTCACCTTCATTATGGCTGTCTTGTTCAG GATGGAAAAGGTGAATCTGAAAAAAGTGCACAGTTTAGCAAAAGTGATCGGAACGGCGGTGACGGTGGGCGGCGCAATGGTGATGACACTGTACAAAGGCCCCACCGTGAACATCTTGTTCTTGTCTCACGGCGGCAGCCACCACGAAGCCGCCAGCAGCTCGGCGGACGAGCACTGGGTCACCGGCACAATCATGCTGCTCGCTTCGATAGTCGGCTGGGCTGCCTTCTTCATTTTGCAA AATAATACATTGAAGGAGTACCCCGCGGAGCTGTCACTGACGGCGTTGATTTGTCTGATGGGAACGGTGGAAGGCGGCATAGTGGCGGCGATAATGGAGCGCCGCGCGGCCGCCTGGGCTATTGGTTTTGATTCCAGGCTGCTCGCTGCTACATATTCT gGACTTATATGCTCAGGAATAGCATATTACTTGCAAAGTGTGGTGAACAAGGCACGAGGTCCAGTGTTTGTAACATCATTTAGCCCTCTCAGCATGATCATCACTGCTATCTTGGGAGCCATCATTCTGTCCGAGCAACTCCATGTCGGAAG TGTGATTGGAGCAGTGATCATTGTAAGTGGGCTTTACTGCGTGGTGTGGGGCAAAGCTAAAGAGGATTCCCCTTTGATGGGGAAATCCCAAGAGTTGCCAATTGTGGGAGACATGATTCCTTCAGACAATGGAACTGCCAAAATTAATCAGAAAATCAATTCCTTGGCTTGA